ATTAGAATCATAACCTTCGATCTGTGGTGCTGACGCGCATGCAGGGATGGATGAAATTGCATTCGTCTATATACAGGGAGTGAGTTTGCACTAAACCACGTTTTTCATTCCCAATATATCATCTCTACAGCTGAACATCTGCGTATTGATCCCGATATTTCTCGTTATACACCCGACCTACCGACTCTGCCAATCCCCCTCGTGCCTTGCTCGGATAGCGTTCAATCGTGTGATAGAGCCGCATGAATCGATCCTTGGGCATAAAGCGGGCGTAGCGGGTAATAAGACTAGGGAATAACTCAATATATTTGCTCTTGCGCACGGCAGCAGCAGCTACCGCTGTAAGTATCTGAATTCCATTGTGGAGCTGTAAAATGTTCACTTCATAGGTCGCGATATAACGAATCGCATCTTCACGGATCAAATCCGGCTTAAGTCGTGCGATCTCACCGATATATTCAGCCAGCAGCCGCTCGAAGCTGCGTAACAGCAAGGGCTTGAGCTGCAGATCCATATCACTGCGCAGGACAAAGGATTGTAGCAGCGCAACCTGCTGCAGTCGAATCCGGTCATTGTAGACGAGTGAGCCGATCTCGCGGAGCATCTCATAGGCAAGTGCTTCATCCTGCTTTCGAGCTTCGGCGACCAGAGCCCAGTTGCGGTTAATGCCCTGGCGGATGAGTTCCTCATCCTGTTGCAACGTGCGCTTCAACTCGCGCTGCTGCTCTACCTCGAACGAACGTTTCTGCATGAAGATCAGTAAGGCCAGAAGCAGCAGGGAAACGCTGGCTGCCGCCATGGTCTGATCTATGGTTTCACCAAAATAGGTGGCAGCTGCACCGAACAATATGGTAATGAACAGGTCGCGTGCAATGCGGCGTTTCACACGGGAAGTCGCCTTCGACTGAACGGAGTTCAGGGTACCCCGGCCACAGGCCGTGCACTCCTCTTCCCACAGGCAGGTGTACTGTCCACAACGTGAGCAGACTTGCAACTTTTCATAGGCATAGGTCGTTCGATGAAATGGTCGTATGGATACAACTAGTTTAGTACTCATGCTTAATCACGCTCACCATTCAGAATAGTGTAGAGGGTACGATCCGTGTCTTCGCGGGAGACCGGTTTCCGCCGATGAAGCTGGAGTGCAATTACCTTTATCATGACAAAAAGAAACAATATGGCGAGGCATCCGTATGTAACCATAATCCGTTCCCTTCTATGGCTTGGTGAACAAGCGCTGTTATATTGCAGTTTGCTGGCAATAACTATATCATATTTCCATAGTTGGTACTTTTGTGCCAGTTACAGGCGTGAAATCGTCGATTTTTGTCAGTCATTACAAAACTGTAACTCAAGATAGGGGTGCTTTTCAGAATTTATTAGTAGACTGTTAAGATTTCCTTAAGGCTTGACGCCTATAATAAACTATTCCCATTTTAATCTCAAACGTGAAGGAGTACACCCAATGCTGCGGACACGCAAAATACGCTGGCTCAGTGGAACGATGGTTCTGCTGGCAATTCTAACGCTACTGCTACCTCAAGCGTTGCTGCCACAAGCTGCAGCGGCTCAGGCACAGACGAGCGGAATCGATGCGGTACTTGTAGCCGATGTAAGTAACTCGATGAATACAAGTGACCGTGACAAGATTAGTAATGAAGCCATGAAAATGTTTGTTGATATGCTGCCGGTCCAGGGGGACAAGGTAGGAATTGTTGCATATACCGATCAGGTGGAGCGGGAAAAGGCTATGCTGGAGATTCAGTCCGATGCGGACAAGAGTAGCCTGAAGGATTTTATTGATCAACTCGGCCGAGGCCCATATACCGATGTCTCAGTTGGTGTCGCTGAAGCCGTAAACATACTGAATCATGGTGCAGACCCATCCCACTCGCCGATGATCGTGCTGCTGGCGGATGGTAACAATGACTTTAACAAAACCAAAGGCCGTACACAGGCACAATCCGACGCTGATCTGGCGAAAGCCGTGAAGGAAGCACAGGATCAAGGTATTCCGGTGTATACGATTGGACTGAACGCGGATGGCAAGCTGAACAAGAATGCACTCGCAGACCTGGCTCAGCAGACCGGAGGCAAGTCATTCATTACCGATACGCCGGATGATCTGCCACAGATTCTGAGTGAGATCTTCGCCGATCATGCCAAACTGAATGTGGTGAAACTGCCCTCTGTAACGGGAAACGGCAGTTATCAGGAAGTTAACGTGAATGTACCGAACGATAGTGTATTGGAAGCAAATATTTCGATCATGTCCTCGAAGCCGGTGGAAGTGCAATTGACGGATCCATCCGGACAAGCCGTGGATCTGAACTCGGATGCAGCCAAGCTCTCGACGTCGAAGAGTTATTCACTCGTGAAGCTGTTGAAACCCCAAGAAGGAGACTGGAAACTTCGGGTAAAAGGGGCTCCGAAAGACAACATCGATATCAACCTGTTGTTCAACTACGATCTTCAGCTTGTTGTGGACCAAATTAAGACCAAGTCCTATACCAAAGGGGACAAGGTTGATCTTGCAGCCAAACTGGAGAATGGCGGTCAGCCGCTTCAGGATAATGATCTGTATACAGATATGAAGGCCACGCTGGTTGTGAAAGATGTAGATACAGGTAAAAGCGAGGAACAACCGCTGGAAAACACAGGTTCTGGTTTTGCCGGAACATTTGAAGTACCAGACAATCATAACTATGAATTGGTCATCCGTGCGGAAGAAGACAGCTTCTACCGTGAAAGTGAGCCAATTACGATCAACGCGAGCGGAGCAGCTGGAAGTGGATCTCAACCAACTACGTCAGGCGGTGAACAGGATAAGCCATTTCCTTGGTTACCTGTCATTCTGGGTGTTATAGCTCTGATTGTGGTTGGTGTTGGTGCATGGTTCCTGATGGGCTGGCTGAAACGCAAAAACCGGGGATTTGTCGGCCAGATGGTTGTGGAGATTCGTGATGAGAACACGGGAGACAAGTCATATCCGCAATATAAAAAGCTGGTATCCTTCCGCGGCAGATTCCATCTGCATCAGTTGTTGCAACTGGACCCTGAGCTGAAGGAAACCGAAAAATATGTATTTACGCCCAGCAATGGGGATCGAATTATAATCCGTAACACCGCAGGCGGTACGCTGGAGAAATCCGGTCGTGCAGTTGATGCAAGCTCAGGTGTTGAACTGAAGAACGGTGACCGACTGAGCATCCCGCTGCAACAGGCGGACAAAACCATTTTAATTGAGTATCTGGTGTAAGTTGATTGTTTGGTTTAAAAGGAATGCAAATTTAAGTTGGATATAATTGTTTACACGAGAACGGAGAGGACAGAGAAAACCTGAAGAAGCGAAGCGTTCGCCTTTATCCCCGGATTTTCACCTTTATAAAATAAATCAAAAAATCAGGGGATAACAGCGATCGGAAGGTTGTTCTGTCATCGGAGTGGCAAGTGTAATTATGTTGAAGTTCCGACTGCGTTAACTAAAGGGAGGACATGGAATGAAACCGATTGTTAGAGAACATATTCAGCAACTGGATGTATCACTTGGCGGAGGTATTGTCAGTGAGAAGATCAGAGTTGATACAATTGATAACCCCATTCTGATTATTGGTCTGGGAGGAACGGGAATTGATGCGTTGCTGCGTCTCAAATATCAGATCAACCGTCGTTTCAAGCTGCCACAGGACCCGGTATCCAAGAAAAAAATGGACAAGCCGGACAATGTGGAGTTTCTGGCTTTTGAGACAAACGAACAGGATCGTGCCAAAAAGTATAAAGGAATCGGACTCGATCCGATCAATGAATTCGTTTTGCTGTCCAATGCCGAGATTGGCGGACTTCTGCAGAACCGCAGCGTGCTGGAGCCGTACATTACGGACTGGCTGTCTCCGGAACTGAGCATCACGGACGGCATGAACGGCGCCGCAGGTGTGCGTCAGGCTGGACGTCTGCTCCTGTTCACCAAGATTAATCAGGTGGTACAGGCCATCGACAAAAAGATCAAAACCTTATCCGTAGGCACCAACAAAAAACTGATGGTGTTCCTGCTGACAGGTCTGTCCGGCGGTACAGGCAGCGGCTGTTTCCTCGATATTTCCTATATCGTGCGCGGCATTATCGAGCGAGATCACGGCTCTGCCGGGATTGACCGCGTGAATACGCTGGGCTACCTGTTCACACCAGACGTGAACCTGTCCAACAAAAGCTTGAGCGAACACACTCGCGAATACATTCGTAAGAACGGATATGCTGCGCTCAAAGAGCTGGATTACTGGATGAACGTGGATAGCCGCGGTGAGCGGTTTACACAGAAGTACGGCAATATTTTAACAGTCAACTCACCACTACCGCCATTTAACCTGTGTCACCTGATCTCTGCGACGAATACAGAGGGCAAATTGCTGGAGAACGCCTACGACTACTGCATGAACGTCACGGCCGAGAACATTACCAACTTCATGGCAAGTGAGGAGAAGCAGTCGGGTGAGGAGTTTGCGATCCATGACTATATCAGCAACATTCGCACCAACATTGCACAGATGAATAAGGTGTACCCGGCGAACTATGATTACAACATCATCGGTGCCTCTTCGGCTGTACTGCCAATCGAAGAGATGACCACCTATCTGGCGTATCGAATGTTCGACAAAATGAACACGATGTTCTCCAAAGCACCGAACCAGGAGGATACCGAGAAGTTTGCCCGCAAGCTGGGCATTGATCTCGAAAGTGTGGTCAAGTCCTTTGAAGCGCGCGTGCCAGAGCCGCTGCCTGGTTATCAGAACAGTGAGCGTTTATCCTATGGCAACGTGGTGAAATCACAGGTTGTGAATATGGACACTGAACTGGAACAGAACTTCCTGGCGCGTGCCCGTGAAGAATATATCAAAGCGAAGAAACAACTGCCGGGTGAGATTGCGGGTCAGTTCACTGAACAGATCCGGCGTATGTTTTTGCATCCCGAACAAGGTCCGTTCTATGTCTCCCGTCTGATTTATACGGAAAAAGGTTTCTGTGTAC
The nucleotide sequence above comes from Paenibacillus sp. W2I17. Encoded proteins:
- a CDS encoding VWA domain-containing protein, with the protein product MLRTRKIRWLSGTMVLLAILTLLLPQALLPQAAAAQAQTSGIDAVLVADVSNSMNTSDRDKISNEAMKMFVDMLPVQGDKVGIVAYTDQVEREKAMLEIQSDADKSSLKDFIDQLGRGPYTDVSVGVAEAVNILNHGADPSHSPMIVLLADGNNDFNKTKGRTQAQSDADLAKAVKEAQDQGIPVYTIGLNADGKLNKNALADLAQQTGGKSFITDTPDDLPQILSEIFADHAKLNVVKLPSVTGNGSYQEVNVNVPNDSVLEANISIMSSKPVEVQLTDPSGQAVDLNSDAAKLSTSKSYSLVKLLKPQEGDWKLRVKGAPKDNIDINLLFNYDLQLVVDQIKTKSYTKGDKVDLAAKLENGGQPLQDNDLYTDMKATLVVKDVDTGKSEEQPLENTGSGFAGTFEVPDNHNYELVIRAEEDSFYRESEPITINASGAAGSGSQPTTSGGEQDKPFPWLPVILGVIALIVVGVGAWFLMGWLKRKNRGFVGQMVVEIRDENTGDKSYPQYKKLVSFRGRFHLHQLLQLDPELKETEKYVFTPSNGDRIIIRNTAGGTLEKSGRAVDASSGVELKNGDRLSIPLQQADKTILIEYLV